A stretch of the Uranotaenia lowii strain MFRU-FL chromosome 3, ASM2978415v1, whole genome shotgun sequence genome encodes the following:
- the LOC129750859 gene encoding uncharacterized protein LOC129750859, with amino-acid sequence MHSVGGFRGTGSGSSSGATGNSSTREPNKRFSIHDAFEEETDEVIKVYGSTVISTPMRAKARSPDDVSIRIHHDQRTLKYTDDTTSRDSDSLIQEYGNLSSNDTYTYCWRHPKVRENWRTVLAAATLLVIGTGLIAMGAYAIAEPHNGSQAAVFFVAGFICFVPGAYHVVYIWLAARGYRGFDFYHLPLFT; translated from the exons ATGCATTCCGTTGGAGGATTCCGCGGAACGGGAAGTGGCAGCAGTAGCGGAGCCACCGGAAACAGCTCCACCCGGGAGCCGAACAAACGCTTCTCGATCCACGACGCGTTCGAGGAGGAAACCGATGAGGTGATCAAGGTTTACGGTTCCACGGTGATATCGACCCCGATGAGAGCCAAAGCTCGCTCCCCGGATGATGTATCGATAAGGATTCATCACGACCAGAG GACTCTAAAGTACACCGATGATACCACCTCCAGGGATAGCGACTCGCTGATACAGGAATACGGGAATCTGTCGTCCAACGATACGTACACCTACTGCTGGCGGCATCCGAAGGTGCGGGAGAACTGGCGAACCGTGCTGGCCGCCGCGACCCTGCTCGTCATCGGAACCGGCCTAATAGCGATGGGCGCGTACGCGATAGCCGAACCACACAACGGGTCCCAGGCCGCGGTGTTCTTCGTGGCCGGATTCATCTGCTTCGTGCCGGGAGCCTACCACGTGGTTTACATCTGGCTAGCTGCCCGGGGCTATCGGGGCTTCGATTTCTACCATCTGCCATTGTTCACGTAA